The proteins below come from a single Candidatus Saccharibacteria bacterium genomic window:
- a CDS encoding divalent-cation tolerance protein CutA, whose translation MQPILIRLLCGDDNQANQIIKLLLEQDLIASAQKYTVQSYYYINDSIQYKPEIKLEMLSVSNRFGAIEQIVIENHSYKIPNLTASLIDKNNLKLLDWIRESL comes from the coding sequence ATGCAGCCTATCCTAATCCGCCTACTTTGTGGTGATGACAATCAAGCAAACCAGATTATCAAGCTCCTACTCGAGCAAGACTTAATTGCTTCTGCCCAAAAATATACCGTACAATCTTACTATTACATAAATGATTCGATTCAATATAAACCAGAAATCAAACTTGAGATGCTTTCTGTAAGTAATAGATTTGGTGCAATAGAACAAATCGTAATTGAAAACCACAGCTACAAAATACCCAACCTGACAGCTAGTCTGATCGACAAGAATAATCTCAAGCTACTTGATTGGATCAGAGAGAGCCTTTAG
- a CDS encoding DUF2779 domain-containing protein, which produces MAYIISKSDYMLWLKHPAWLWLKKHRPKSLPPIDQNTQALFDAGHLFEEYAEELFDNPIKLGFNSYHEYLSLPDRTKLALENPDKVILQGRIEVEQLTCIFDVLEPNNFGQYNLYEIKSSTQPKQEHYQDLAFQKQVLESKGIMIDKIFIIHLNSFFVRKREKIDPKKLTKVVEVTDQVAKLGQSTIDNIQLARQTINISEAPSLSPANASKQGLRDWLDIYKYLNPDLSEDSIYNLYGISLEQIQSAESSGVTKIKDLDPSKLIRSKQRQQYQASQQVDPVINLDKIKDFLEQIVFPLYFLDYETMGSIIPILNGTKPYQQIPFQYSLDVLESKSSEFKHYHYLHTENTNPSSELSQSLLSEIGSSGTILAWNMGFEQKCNQTLAKLSPDHELDLLNLNPRFIDLMQPFMEGWYIDKRFMGSASIKKVLPVIVPDLSYQELEINQGASAQRVWMETVLEEKHQEKREEIFSDLIKYCNLDTFAMVEIYRFLVDLVKAENNTKLNQDTKPARSRSATIQGSLF; this is translated from the coding sequence ATGGCTTATATTATTTCCAAGTCTGATTATATGCTCTGGCTCAAACATCCAGCTTGGCTCTGGCTCAAGAAGCATCGTCCTAAATCATTACCACCAATTGACCAAAATACCCAAGCCCTATTTGATGCAGGGCATCTTTTTGAGGAATATGCAGAAGAACTATTTGATAATCCGATTAAGCTAGGGTTCAATTCCTATCATGAATATTTAAGTTTACCTGATCGGACTAAGTTGGCATTGGAGAATCCAGATAAGGTGATTTTGCAAGGAAGGATTGAAGTAGAACAATTGACTTGTATTTTTGATGTATTGGAGCCAAACAATTTCGGTCAATATAATCTCTATGAGATCAAGTCGAGTACTCAACCCAAGCAAGAACACTATCAAGATCTGGCTTTTCAGAAACAAGTTCTTGAGAGTAAGGGGATAATGATTGATAAGATTTTTATCATTCATCTCAACAGTTTTTTTGTCAGGAAGCGAGAAAAGATTGATCCTAAGAAGTTAACCAAGGTCGTCGAAGTTACAGATCAGGTAGCTAAGCTTGGCCAGTCTACCATTGACAATATCCAATTGGCCAGACAAACGATTAATATATCAGAGGCTCCGAGTTTGTCACCCGCCAATGCTAGCAAGCAAGGGCTAAGGGACTGGTTGGATATTTATAAATATCTCAATCCAGATCTATCAGAGGATAGTATCTACAATTTGTATGGTATTAGTTTGGAGCAGATACAGTCAGCTGAAAGTTCGGGCGTGACTAAGATTAAAGATCTTGATCCATCTAAACTGATTCGATCTAAACAACGACAACAATATCAAGCTAGCCAACAGGTTGATCCGGTGATTAATCTTGATAAGATCAAAGATTTTTTGGAGCAAATAGTTTTTCCGCTTTATTTCTTGGATTATGAGACTATGGGCTCAATCATCCCTATTCTGAATGGCACTAAACCTTATCAACAGATACCCTTCCAGTATTCGTTAGATGTTTTAGAATCAAAATCAAGCGAATTCAAGCATTATCACTACCTACATACCGAGAATACCAATCCTAGCAGTGAGCTGAGTCAATCACTGCTGTCAGAGATTGGGTCAAGTGGGACAATTCTTGCTTGGAATATGGGCTTTGAGCAAAAGTGCAATCAGACCTTGGCCAAACTTAGTCCAGATCACGAGCTAGATTTATTGAATCTAAACCCTAGATTTATTGATCTGATGCAACCATTTATGGAGGGTTGGTACATTGATAAAAGGTTTATGGGCAGTGCTTCGATCAAAAAGGTTTTGCCAGTTATTGTACCAGATCTCTCTTATCAGGAGCTTGAGATTAATCAAGGAGCTAGTGCCCAGAGAGTTTGGATGGAGACGGTACTTGAAGAAAAACATCAGGAAAAGCGAGAAGAGATATTTTCAGATCTAATCAAATATTGTAATCTTGATACATTTGCAATGGTTGAAATCTATCGATTTTTGGTTGATCTTGTAAAGGCTGAGAACAATACTAAGCTCAATCAAGACACGAAACCAGCCAGAAGTAGGTCTGCTACTATTCAAGGTAGTTTATTTTGA
- a CDS encoding aldehyde dehydrogenase family protein, protein MSLDFTKVDSVQNMELMIKRCIIQSPIDPGQYQIKYRRFILMSDLYQDFLARLKQRLIELDYGNLRDRTRKVEVLSCQEALNQIDHKVKSSIDQGAKILMGGQRMIGFDQYYLPTILYDVTSEMTCWDQEILGPVMVVAKGSL, encoded by the coding sequence ATGAGTTTAGATTTTACCAAGGTAGACTCAGTTCAGAATATGGAGTTGATGATCAAAAGATGTATTATCCAATCACCTATTGACCCTGGCCAATATCAGATAAAGTACAGAAGATTTATTTTGATGTCAGATTTGTATCAAGATTTTCTTGCTCGGCTCAAGCAGAGATTGATTGAGCTAGACTACGGCAATCTCAGGGATAGGACTAGAAAGGTAGAGGTTTTGAGCTGCCAAGAAGCACTTAATCAGATAGATCACAAGGTCAAATCGAGCATTGATCAGGGAGCTAAAATTTTAATGGGGGGTCAAAGGATGATTGGATTTGATCAATATTATCTACCGACAATTCTATATGATGTTACTTCTGAGATGACTTGCTGGGATCAGGAGATTCTAGGTCCTGTGATGGTGGTAGCTAAAGGCTCTCTCTGA